In Bacteriovorax stolpii, a single genomic region encodes these proteins:
- a CDS encoding peptidylprolyl isomerase has product MKTSNYLSILALAFSVSAYAQDKEQPATNPRNTNPEAIVATVNGVEIKKGQLDQAFEQNLMFVSDKIVTKEKVLNDIINREIGIKKAKEAKLQDDPIVKSKMEDVLYHAQISKDLEKKLQGIQVSDKEAQDYYAKNKEYRTAHILFRVRVAPDKAEVEEAMKKSLEVYKQLQSKPQQWPELANKYSQSSTAPAAGDLGYLPAIKYAPEYFRAINGKANGYISPPTRTQFGYHIIKVLGVKEWKEVDPALYKKIVYDQKRDKILEEYFADARKGAKITVNKEWLK; this is encoded by the coding sequence ATGAAGACATCAAATTACTTATCGATTCTTGCCCTGGCATTTTCAGTGTCGGCTTACGCTCAAGATAAGGAGCAGCCAGCAACGAACCCAAGAAACACTAACCCTGAAGCTATTGTTGCGACAGTTAACGGTGTGGAAATTAAGAAAGGACAACTTGATCAGGCCTTCGAACAAAACCTGATGTTTGTTTCGGACAAAATCGTTACAAAAGAAAAAGTTCTCAATGACATTATCAACCGCGAAATCGGGATCAAAAAAGCAAAAGAAGCGAAACTTCAAGATGACCCAATCGTTAAGTCAAAAATGGAAGACGTTCTCTACCATGCTCAAATCTCAAAAGATTTAGAAAAGAAACTTCAAGGCATCCAGGTTTCAGACAAAGAAGCACAAGATTACTACGCTAAAAACAAAGAATACCGCACAGCTCATATTCTTTTCCGCGTAAGAGTCGCTCCAGACAAGGCCGAAGTTGAAGAAGCAATGAAAAAGTCTCTGGAAGTTTACAAACAACTTCAATCAAAACCACAACAATGGCCGGAACTTGCTAACAAGTACTCTCAAAGCTCAACTGCTCCAGCAGCAGGGGATCTTGGTTACCTGCCAGCAATTAAATACGCTCCAGAATACTTCAGAGCAATCAACGGAAAAGCTAACGGATACATTTCACCTCCAACAAGAACTCAGTTCGGGTATCACATCATTAAAGTTCTAGGGGTTAAGGAATGGAAAGAAGTTGACCCAGCACTATACAAGAAGATTGTTTACGACCAAAAACGTGACAAGATCCTTGAAGAATACTTTGCTGACGCACGTAAAGGTGCAAAAATTACTGTTAACAAAGAATGGTTAAAATAG
- the mfd gene encoding transcription-repair coupling factor: protein MSHFNSLLQKILEWDEHASSPLNLYGATTEQWSFILNTFLRENTKLFLKKSQLIIAPTNDEAEDFFNSLQLAQSENSIELMFYPGLEASPYSGVISSEKNFYDRLEVLSKLTRLDQTKTKFILITSFEALSLRTPPRQFFNEFSFIIRPDDIIAPIDLAKKLVSMGYSSATSVEEPGTFIQKGQIFDIYPVGGNPVRLSYFDDLIESIFAIDLDTQKTLRDHSINTVCITPAAGILAHHDFPVTLRENLPQPGPAFKNKFEFRKALFARLSDGLLFENYPVYVPLFFKDPETIFHYFDLAQTQVSILNANETERAYLEYAEGMRFEFDNAEENINSENILPIYNKIYDFSFIDNMKDSKVILVDQLNLNMTFGDIADSVDLRLIKTKTFLNEHINPALSKPEYIKAALDFIKKHFEYQGKIYFSSYSDSSKGEIQHLIDLQGFSGDLKKRIEFLPFRVSEGFYYEGEKFLIISDGDLFAAKKTKAQKYKKVDLDLFAEQLATLKSGDYVIHSEYGVGEYLGLEALDIAGDKSDFLVLKYADNDKVYVPVYKLNLIQKHADAAASLKSDSLRTNKFQVLKAKARTSAKALAFDLLKLQAERQSSSAYAFSPPDHLYKEFELAFPFEETPDQARAIQEVLEAMQKPVPMDYLVCGDVGFGKTEVAMRAAFKAVEDRKQVAVLVPTTILALQHYNSFSKRFKEFPVRIEFISRFKSAKESKEILEKAEKGEIDILIGTHKLLSNQLKFSDLGLVIVDEEQRFGVGHKEKLKLMKASVDFLTLTATPIPRTLQMAFLGLRDLSLIKTAPPRRQSIKSYVIKEDELTIQNALQKELQRGGQVFVVHNKVSDIEQYAASIRELVPEAKITFAHGQMGEKELEDRINSFYNGQYQVLIATTIIESGIDIPNANTMIIDRADTYGLAQLHQLRGRIGRSDKKAYAYFVVPRMREISTIAQKRLHALQTYADMGAGFNIASVDLEIRGAGDILGATQSGHVEAVGLELYMELLKDAIHELRGERKILKKDIEILTPFPAFIPNHYISDASERLKQYKRLSNCETHQLLENIREEFQDVYGLFSEELSNLFMVLETRIFLQTLGLKSVQVGGTAITLKFDKQFLEANPDLRDRVVNFFISRPKIYQFTPDYRVIYNQKTAVTQNDLLKFSKSISEHLIPS, encoded by the coding sequence ATGAGTCACTTTAATTCCCTGCTTCAAAAGATCTTAGAATGGGATGAACATGCTTCATCTCCACTAAATTTATACGGTGCAACCACGGAGCAGTGGTCGTTCATTCTCAACACATTTTTGCGAGAAAATACGAAATTATTTCTTAAGAAATCGCAACTGATCATTGCCCCTACAAACGACGAAGCCGAAGATTTTTTCAACTCTCTTCAGTTGGCCCAGAGCGAAAACAGCATAGAATTAATGTTTTACCCTGGACTTGAAGCATCGCCGTATTCCGGAGTGATTTCCTCTGAGAAAAACTTTTATGATCGACTTGAAGTGTTGAGCAAACTCACGAGACTTGATCAAACGAAAACAAAATTTATTCTTATCACAAGCTTTGAAGCACTCTCACTCAGAACACCTCCGAGACAGTTCTTCAATGAATTTAGTTTTATCATCAGGCCAGATGACATCATCGCACCAATTGACCTTGCAAAAAAATTGGTGAGCATGGGGTATTCTTCGGCCACATCTGTCGAAGAACCTGGAACATTTATTCAAAAAGGGCAGATCTTCGACATCTACCCAGTTGGTGGCAACCCCGTGAGACTGTCGTACTTCGATGATTTAATCGAAAGTATTTTTGCCATCGATTTAGATACGCAAAAAACACTGCGTGATCATTCGATAAATACTGTTTGTATCACACCGGCCGCAGGAATCCTGGCACATCATGATTTTCCTGTGACTTTAAGAGAAAATCTTCCACAACCAGGACCAGCGTTTAAAAATAAATTCGAATTCAGAAAAGCGCTCTTTGCACGCCTGAGTGACGGACTTCTTTTTGAAAATTATCCGGTCTACGTGCCATTATTTTTCAAAGACCCGGAAACAATTTTTCATTATTTCGATCTCGCGCAAACTCAAGTTAGCATCTTAAACGCTAATGAAACGGAAAGAGCTTATCTTGAATATGCAGAGGGAATGCGTTTTGAGTTTGATAATGCTGAAGAAAACATCAACAGCGAAAACATTCTTCCGATTTACAATAAAATTTATGATTTTTCTTTCATCGACAACATGAAAGACAGCAAAGTTATTTTGGTTGATCAACTCAACCTCAACATGACTTTTGGTGATATTGCCGATTCCGTTGACCTGCGTTTAATTAAAACAAAAACGTTTTTAAACGAACACATCAACCCGGCCCTTTCAAAACCTGAATACATTAAGGCTGCACTCGATTTTATCAAGAAGCACTTTGAGTATCAGGGGAAAATTTATTTTTCTTCTTATAGTGATTCATCAAAAGGTGAGATTCAGCACTTGATTGACCTTCAGGGTTTTTCTGGTGATTTGAAAAAGAGAATAGAATTTTTACCGTTCAGGGTTTCTGAGGGTTTTTACTATGAAGGCGAGAAATTTCTGATCATCAGTGACGGAGACTTGTTTGCTGCTAAAAAAACGAAAGCTCAGAAATACAAAAAAGTTGACCTCGATCTTTTCGCTGAACAACTGGCGACACTTAAAAGCGGTGACTATGTTATTCACAGTGAATATGGAGTCGGTGAATATCTAGGTCTTGAAGCGCTGGATATCGCCGGTGATAAGAGTGATTTCCTCGTTTTAAAATATGCCGACAACGATAAAGTTTATGTTCCGGTTTATAAATTAAACCTGATTCAAAAACATGCTGATGCTGCTGCCTCTTTAAAATCGGACAGCCTTCGCACTAATAAGTTTCAGGTTCTAAAAGCTAAAGCACGTACATCGGCCAAGGCCCTGGCCTTTGATCTTTTAAAACTACAGGCCGAAAGACAGTCTTCTTCTGCTTACGCTTTTTCTCCTCCCGATCATTTGTATAAAGAATTTGAACTGGCCTTCCCATTTGAAGAGACACCAGATCAGGCGCGCGCCATTCAGGAAGTGCTCGAGGCCATGCAAAAACCTGTGCCAATGGATTATCTGGTTTGTGGCGACGTTGGTTTTGGTAAAACTGAAGTGGCCATGCGTGCCGCTTTCAAAGCTGTTGAAGACAGAAAGCAAGTTGCAGTCCTGGTACCAACAACCATTCTGGCGCTTCAACACTACAACTCTTTTTCAAAGCGCTTTAAAGAATTCCCAGTTCGCATCGAGTTTATCTCGCGCTTTAAATCAGCGAAAGAATCTAAGGAAATCTTAGAGAAAGCAGAAAAAGGGGAGATCGATATCTTAATCGGGACTCACAAACTTCTTTCAAACCAATTAAAATTCTCTGATCTTGGATTGGTTATTGTCGATGAAGAGCAGCGCTTTGGAGTTGGACATAAAGAGAAGCTAAAACTCATGAAAGCTTCGGTTGATTTCCTGACTTTAACAGCAACTCCGATTCCTCGCACATTGCAAATGGCCTTCCTTGGTCTGCGCGATTTATCACTGATTAAAACAGCACCTCCAAGACGTCAGTCAATTAAAAGTTACGTTATTAAAGAAGACGAACTCACCATTCAGAATGCTCTTCAAAAAGAGCTTCAACGTGGGGGACAAGTCTTTGTTGTTCACAATAAAGTAAGCGACATAGAACAATACGCGGCTTCAATTAGAGAACTTGTTCCCGAAGCAAAAATCACTTTTGCTCACGGGCAAATGGGTGAAAAAGAACTCGAAGACCGCATTAACTCTTTTTACAATGGTCAATACCAGGTCCTTATCGCCACAACAATTATTGAATCGGGGATTGATATTCCCAATGCCAATACGATGATCATCGACCGCGCCGACACTTACGGTCTGGCACAACTACATCAGCTACGAGGAAGAATCGGACGCTCAGATAAAAAAGCCTACGCTTACTTTGTTGTCCCACGCATGCGCGAAATTTCGACAATCGCCCAAAAGAGGCTACACGCTCTGCAAACTTACGCTGATATGGGTGCTGGATTTAACATTGCTTCTGTCGACTTAGAAATCCGCGGGGCCGGCGATATTTTAGGAGCGACACAATCCGGGCACGTCGAAGCAGTTGGGCTTGAGCTCTATATGGAACTTCTAAAAGATGCCATCCATGAACTGCGTGGTGAAAGAAAAATTCTTAAAAAGGACATCGAAATTCTCACACCATTTCCGGCCTTCATTCCAAATCACTACATCAGTGATGCAAGCGAGCGCCTGAAGCAGTACAAACGTCTTTCAAACTGTGAAACTCATCAACTTTTGGAAAATATCAGAGAAGAATTCCAGGATGTTTACGGACTTTTCAGCGAAGAGCTTTCAAATCTATTTATGGTTTTAGAAACGAGAATTTTCCTGCAAACACTTGGACTAAAATCTGTTCAGGTTGGTGGAACGGCCATTACATTAAAGTTTGATAAGCAGTTTCTTGAAGCCAACCCAGATCTGCGTGATCGCGTAGTGAACTTCTTTATCTCAAGACCAAAAATCTATCAATTTACTCCAGATTATCGAGTTATCTATAACCAAAAAACAGCGGTCACTCAGAATGACTTACTCAAGTTTTCTAAGTCGATTAGTGAACATTTAATTCCATCTTAG
- a CDS encoding NADH-quinone oxidoreductase subunit A gives MSTFNLDVYMPVVILIALALLVAGGSLFLGSLIRPHNPNKLKETAYECGEEPVGTAWANFNIRFYVIALIFIIFDVESALMFPVAAVFKKFNEIGMGGTLLMSILTFVLVLVAGIVYCWKKGDLDWVKSFQHVNQDAPTFGKKD, from the coding sequence ATGTCGACATTTAATCTAGACGTCTACATGCCCGTCGTAATTTTAATTGCGCTCGCACTACTTGTGGCAGGTGGATCACTCTTTTTGGGGAGCTTAATTCGCCCTCACAACCCAAACAAACTGAAGGAAACTGCATACGAGTGTGGTGAAGAGCCTGTTGGTACTGCTTGGGCGAACTTTAACATCCGTTTCTACGTTATCGCGCTAATCTTCATTATTTTCGATGTTGAAAGTGCTTTGATGTTTCCTGTAGCGGCTGTGTTCAAAAAATTCAATGAAATCGGAATGGGTGGGACGCTTCTTATGTCGATCCTTACTTTCGTTCTTGTTCTTGTTGCTGGGATTGTCTACTGCTGGAAAAAAGGCGACCTTGACTGGGTTAAAAGCTTTCAGCACGTCAACCAGGATGCACCTACTTTCGGGAAAAAGGACTAG